Proteins encoded in a region of the Campylobacter geochelonis genome:
- the miaA gene encoding tRNA (adenosine(37)-N6)-dimethylallyltransferase MiaA: protein MFFEFAIVGTTASGKSDLALNLATKFNCIILSLDSLCLYKQIDIASAKPSADELSLAKHFGIDLVYPDEHFSVGDFIKEYKKAKEFALNLDVPLIITGGSGFYLKTMLSGLSPKIDDVKTTLSNVEIYELISKFDPEFKAKFSQNDSYRLLKWYSIYKTTGRIPSLFLRENTTAPTISNLAIFEIESPKEFLNERIKTRTKKMLEAGLVDEAEYLFKKYGKEQKALNCIGLKECKEFLDEKISKDELENLISTHTIQLAKRQRTFNKSQFKDKILLNLDELEAHLTKLLNSKTR, encoded by the coding sequence ATGTTTTTTGAATTTGCTATTGTTGGAACTACGGCTAGTGGAAAAAGCGACCTTGCACTAAATTTAGCTACTAAATTTAACTGTATTATCCTTAGTCTTGACTCGCTTTGTTTATATAAACAAATCGATATAGCAAGTGCTAAACCAAGTGCCGATGAGCTTAGTTTAGCTAAGCATTTTGGTATAGATTTAGTCTATCCAGATGAGCATTTTAGTGTTGGGGATTTTATAAAAGAGTATAAAAAAGCAAAAGAATTTGCTTTAAATTTAGATGTTCCACTTATCATAACTGGCGGAAGTGGTTTCTATCTAAAGACGATGTTAAGCGGACTGAGCCCTAAAATAGATGATGTAAAAACAACTCTTTCAAATGTTGAAATTTATGAGTTAATATCTAAATTTGACCCAGAGTTTAAAGCCAAATTTAGTCAAAATGACAGCTACCGGCTTTTAAAGTGGTATAGTATATATAAAACCACAGGGCGAATTCCGTCACTTTTTTTACGCGAGAATACAACGGCGCCAACTATATCAAATTTAGCAATTTTTGAGATAGAAAGTCCAAAAGAGTTTTTAAATGAACGCATTAAAACTCGCACAAAAAAGATGCTAGAAGCTGGACTTGTAGATGAAGCTGAATATCTGTTTAAAAAGTATGGAAAAGAGCAAAAAGCGCTTAATTGTATAGGTTTAAAAGAGTGCAAAGAGTTTTTAGATGAGAAGATTTCAAAAGATGAGTTAGAAAATCTTATCTCAACGCATACAATCCAGCTTGCCAAACGCCAACGCACATTTAACAAATCGCAGTTTAAAGATAAGATTTTACTAAATTTAGATGAGTTAGAAGCTCATTTAACAAAGCTTCTAAACTCTAAAACCCGCTAA
- the mqnP gene encoding menaquinone biosynthesis prenyltransferase MqnP, with translation MEKFRQVLKDINELIVFKHSVFALPFIFVAMITASKLENGSMWFGLKLLVLGVLCAVSARSFAMAFNRYMDEDIDRPNPRCANRPSVDGRIGRGNLLLFIVANAVIFLVVAYFINSLAFKLAFPILLILGGYSVFKRFSEIAHLVLGLCLGLAPIAGAVAIGASVPLWSILLCLGVMFWVGGFDVLYSLQDLEYDKSAGLFSIPSRYGSDAAMFISSLFHAITIIFWFLFCISANLGFWAYLGVVIAGVILWQEHRIVRKDFNKIDKAFFTLNGYLGIMFFCFIFFDLWNY, from the coding sequence ATGGAAAAATTTAGACAAGTTTTAAAAGACATAAACGAGCTAATAGTTTTTAAGCACTCTGTTTTTGCGTTGCCGTTTATCTTCGTGGCGATGATAACAGCTTCAAAGCTTGAGAATGGCTCTATGTGGTTTGGGCTAAAACTTCTTGTTTTAGGAGTTTTATGCGCAGTAAGTGCAAGAAGTTTTGCGATGGCGTTTAACAGATATATGGATGAAGATATCGATAGACCAAACCCAAGATGCGCAAACCGTCCAAGCGTAGATGGGCGCATAGGACGTGGGAATTTACTACTTTTTATAGTGGCAAATGCGGTTATTTTTCTCGTGGTTGCATACTTTATAAATTCACTTGCATTTAAGCTTGCTTTTCCTATTTTACTGATTTTGGGTGGGTATTCTGTTTTTAAAAGATTTTCAGAAATCGCGCACCTTGTTTTAGGACTTTGTTTAGGTCTTGCGCCGATTGCTGGAGCTGTGGCGATAGGTGCTAGTGTGCCACTTTGGTCGATTTTACTGTGTTTGGGCGTGATGTTTTGGGTGGGTGGCTTTGATGTGCTTTACTCGCTTCAAGATTTAGAGTATGATAAAAGCGCTGGACTTTTTAGCATACCATCTCGCTATGGAAGTGACGCGGCGATGTTTATATCAAGCCTTTTTCACGCCATTACAATCATATTTTGGTTTTTGTTTTGTATATCGGCAAATTTGGGCTTTTGGGCGTATTTAGGCGTGGTGATTGCTGGGGTGATTTTATGGCAAGAACACCGCATAGTAAGAAAAGATTTTAACAAAATCGACAAGGCGTTTTTTACGCTTAATGGATATTTGGGTATTATGTTTTTTTGTTTTATATTTTTTGATTTATGGAACTACTAA
- the moaA gene encoding GTP 3',8-cyclase MoaA codes for MLIDGYGRVVDYLRISVTQRCNFRCKYCMPKTPFSWVPHENLLSYEELFLFVKVAIDEGVKKIRITGGEPLVRKDIDKFIKMISDYAPDIDLALTTNGFFLKHYAKLLKEAGLKRINMSVDTLVPQKAAMLAQRSVLHEVLEGLEEALKAGLKVKINTVALKGINDDELVYLLEFAKERNCEIRYIEYMENTHANDELVGLRASEILDIISKKYTIKEVGKAPNSPSTSYEIDDGYKFGIIDPHKHDFCDSCNRIRLSAEGLLIPCLYFEEALSIKDAIKKGDIAAATEVLRKVLQNKPQKNKWEAAKENEVSNRAFYQTGG; via the coding sequence ATGTTAATAGATGGGTATGGAAGAGTTGTTGACTATCTTAGGATTTCGGTTACTCAAAGATGTAATTTCAGATGTAAGTATTGTATGCCAAAAACGCCTTTTAGCTGGGTTCCGCATGAAAATTTACTAAGCTATGAAGAGCTTTTTTTGTTTGTAAAAGTTGCTATTGACGAGGGTGTTAAAAAAATTCGCATAACTGGTGGCGAGCCACTTGTTAGAAAAGATATAGATAAATTTATTAAAATGATAAGCGATTATGCGCCTGATATTGATTTGGCTTTGACGACGAATGGATTTTTTTTAAAACACTATGCAAAACTTTTAAAAGAGGCCGGACTTAAACGTATAAATATGTCAGTTGATACTTTAGTGCCACAAAAAGCGGCGATGTTGGCACAAAGAAGCGTTTTGCATGAGGTTTTAGAAGGTCTTGAAGAGGCGTTAAAAGCAGGGCTAAAGGTCAAGATAAATACTGTGGCTTTAAAAGGGATTAACGATGATGAGCTTGTCTATCTGCTTGAGTTTGCCAAAGAGCGAAATTGCGAGATAAGATACATCGAATATATGGAAAACACTCACGCAAACGATGAGTTAGTGGGTTTAAGAGCAAGTGAGATTTTAGATATTATATCTAAAAAATACACCATAAAAGAGGTTGGGAAAGCGCCAAATTCACCATCAACTTCGTATGAGATAGATGACGGATATAAATTTGGTATAATCGATCCGCACAAGCACGATTTTTGCGATAGTTGTAACAGGATTAGACTAAGTGCGGAGGGACTTTTGATACCTTGTTTGTATTTTGAAGAGGCGCTTAGTATAAAAGATGCGATTAAAAAGGGTGATATAGCTGCTGCAACTGAAGTTTTGCGTAAAGTTTTGCAAAACAAACCGCAAAAAAACAAGTGGGAAGCGGCTAAGGAAAATGAAGTCTCAAACCGAGCTTTTTATCAAACTGGCGGTTGA
- a CDS encoding 7-carboxy-7-deazaguanine synthase QueE → MLKLVEFFHSIQGEGKFAGKNAIFFRFAGCNLRCAGFGVKLNSLKTGEVLTGCDTIRAVYTSHFEYENITSKEALLSKFEELDLQNAKPIIVITGGEPLLHHKDEIFYAFISEVLARGFEVHFETNGSVEVDFARFNEYKKCVFCISPKLSNSGEKREKRLNFKALNLIKENAKDSFYKFVISSEFNLQSEILEITQAAPNEVFCMPLGKNKKELEKNAKFTFEFCLKNGYNYTDRLHIRIFDDKDGI, encoded by the coding sequence TTGTTAAAGCTAGTTGAGTTTTTTCACAGCATTCAAGGCGAGGGTAAGTTTGCGGGAAAAAATGCGATTTTTTTCAGGTTTGCTGGGTGTAACTTAAGATGCGCTGGATTTGGTGTGAAACTAAACTCACTAAAAACAGGTGAAGTTTTAACAGGTTGTGATACGATTAGAGCGGTTTATACAAGCCATTTTGAGTATGAAAATATCACTTCAAAAGAGGCGCTTTTAAGTAAATTTGAAGAGCTAGATTTACAAAATGCAAAACCAATCATAGTTATAACTGGTGGTGAACCGCTTTTGCACCATAAAGATGAGATTTTTTACGCTTTTATAAGCGAAGTTTTAGCGCGTGGTTTTGAAGTGCATTTCGAAACAAATGGAAGCGTTGAGGTTGATTTTGCCAGATTTAACGAGTATAAAAAGTGCGTTTTTTGTATCAGTCCAAAACTGTCAAATAGTGGCGAAAAGCGCGAAAAAAGACTAAATTTTAAAGCATTAAATTTGATAAAAGAAAATGCTAAAGATAGCTTTTATAAATTTGTAATCAGCTCTGAATTTAACCTTCAAAGTGAGATTTTAGAGATTACTCAAGCCGCACCAAATGAAGTTTTTTGTATGCCTTTGGGAAAAAATAAAAAAGAGTTAGAAAAAAACGCTAAATTTACATTTGAGTTTTGTCTAAAAAATGGCTATAACTACACAGACAGGCTTCATATAAGAATTTTTGATGATAAAGATGGTATATAA
- a CDS encoding 6-pyruvoyl trahydropterin synthase family protein, giving the protein MIIRKIYDFENAHIVRDCSSKRCRTSIHGHSYKCEVLLSSNFLDNAGMVYDFGLMKLGIKSIIDSFDHATTLFLGDSDEYKNDIKKHSSRWVEIPYNPSAEQFCRVFFVIIDKLLSLINMQNGEREVKLHSIIVHETATGYAQCFRDDAYNEQMGIINLNDIKFSDEVMCDWDDKEFFQKIKNGVKFSYPRDC; this is encoded by the coding sequence ATGATAATAAGAAAAATTTATGATTTTGAAAATGCACATATAGTGCGAGATTGTAGCTCAAAGCGTTGCAGAACAAGCATTCACGGGCATTCTTATAAATGCGAAGTATTGCTTAGTTCAAATTTTTTAGATAATGCAGGCATGGTTTATGACTTTGGTTTGATGAAGCTTGGCATAAAGAGTATCATCGATAGTTTTGACCATGCTACAACTCTGTTTTTAGGCGATAGTGATGAGTATAAAAATGATATAAAAAAGCACTCATCAAGATGGGTTGAAATCCCATATAACCCAAGTGCTGAGCAGTTTTGCAGAGTCTTTTTTGTCATTATCGATAAGCTTTTAAGTTTGATTAATATGCAAAATGGCGAACGCGAAGTCAAACTTCACAGCATTATCGTTCACGAAACAGCCACAGGATACGCGCAGTGTTTTAGAGATGATGCCTATAATGAGCAGATGGGAATTATAAATTTAAATGATATTAAATTTAGCGATGAAGTTATGTGCGACTGGGATGATAAAGAGTTCTTTCAAAAAATTAAAAATGGCGTTAAATTTAGCTATCCAAGGGATTGCTAG